One Leptolyngbya boryana PCC 6306 genomic window, CAGTATGCATTCGATGCGATCGTGCTCGTGTTGTTGAGTTGATATGCGATCGCTGAAGTTGGTTGGCGTATGCATGGTGTTGCAGGTGAATGATTACTTGATGCTCACCCCCACTAGGGCACGCAGGCAGTAAAGACAACTACTTCCTTGGCTGGAAGTTTGCGATCGCTATTCCCCTACCCGCTTTTCGCATTTCTCAACCCATAATAGGAAGTTGATGTACATGCATAAACAACAATGTGGAGCTAGAAAGCGATCGTTAGATGTGGGCGACTCAGATGCAATTTTTTAGCTCTTGATTGAGTATGCTTCGATTCACGCGCTCTCTTCATTCATCTAAGGATGCCGGTTTAAGATCGTTGTTTTGGGTAGCAACTTTCTGGTTGAGCGTGGTAATGCTTCAGAATGCCCATTTAACGCCTTGTTCTCTGTTTAATAGGTCTTAACCTGAATACTAATTGTTGCCGTGTACAAGCTCTTCGACGAGCTGATGCGATCTCACCTCTTTCCATATCTCTTTTGAAGTCTTGTAATTGATATTGATATTGATATGGATATGGATATCGCTATGTTTGAATATGAATGGATATCGATGTCGTTCAGGTGGAAAGTTGAAGAGAACTGCTTTCCACGATCTCCTCAGGATGAATTGAATGCAGTTGGAGATTGCTGCTACTGGTGAGTTCTATCGATTTTAAACCCCAATCTTGGTCCTGCATATCCATCAGCACGCAATTCAATCAACCATTTGCGGTCAAGGTGACATAATTGCAGTCAATGCAATAAAGGGCAGAATGTTGGCAACAACAATGACAGGAAAACTAATTGGAGAGGGCAATTGGCGCGGACATCGGTTCTGGGTCTACCAACAGGCAGCATCTTATTCCGTCTATATCGACTCTCTCGAACAATGTGCAGGAGTCTTTGAGGAACTCTCTGAAGCGATCTACTACATTGAAATCTTCATCGCTGTACTCGATGCCCGTCAGTCTTGATTCCCCTTGCATTTAGCATCCAAATGCTCAACTTAACCGCTGATGCTTCAACTGCGATCTACCTTGATTGACTCAACCCGCTCGACATGATTAAGACCATAATTGATCTTCACATTCAATTTGAGCAGATTGAACAGCAAATTCAATAATGGTTTGATATCCATATCGACCTCGTGCAATCCATCACCACACGACACAAAGCACGGGACGATGCAGAAAAATCTCGACCACAAATAGCGCGGGACGGGCAGAAAGTGCCATGCTACATCGCTCAAACCTCAATCTGGCAATCGTTGTCGTCATTCGACCTACACGACGCGAAGCGCGGGATCGACCACAAATAGCGCCGAACGCGACACTACTCAAATTGAGAAACAAACCAGATATAAAGTTCACGAGTTTCTATAGTCTCAGGCGCATCTTTGCCAAGTGTTCTTTCATAAATCTCAATAGCTTCCCAATACAGAGGCTGAATTTTCAGAAGATTATCTTGTGCAAGGTAGACATCCGCAAGACAACATAGACTCTTGGCTAGAGACGGATAAAAGGGTGTTTTTCTTCTCAAAGTATGGACTGCCTCAACACACTTACTTTCTGCCTCAGAAAATCTTTGCTGTCCGAAGAAGCAGTTAAATCCAAAATTGAACAAAATGAGTGCTGTAACAGGATGCTCTCTCCCTAATTTACGTTCGATTATCTTAAGAGATTCCTGGTACCAATACTCAGCCTCCTCAAACCTTGCCAAACAGCACAATAAAGCGGCAAAGTTACTCAATGTAACCCCTTCTTCTGGATGCTTCTCATTGAAATATTTCTTCCAGATCTCTATTGATTTTTTATATGCTTTTTCAGCTCTACTATATTCATTTTGGCGGTAGTATAGAACTCCCAGACTATTCCAACTGCGAGCTGCATATGGATGCTCTATTCCATTGGTGCTCTTTCTGATTTCTAATACTTTTTGAAGTTGCTCTTCTGCTTCATCATATCTCCCTTGCTCTATGTAGACGGATGCTAAAACATCCATCGTTACAGCAACATCTGGGTCATTGATCCCCAGTAATTTCCTGCGAATATTCAAAGCTTCAACTAAATCAATTTCAGCTTTATCATATTGATTTCTCAGGTATTTCAGCTTCCCAATATAATGAGTCGTCCTAGCTACATCCAATCCCTCCAAACCCAGTTCTTGCGCCTGAATTGCTTGTGCTTGACTCAAACATTTTTCAGATTGATGATAACATCCTTGCCCTTCGTAGATCATTCCAAGGTTATATAAGCTTCTTGCCAAACCAAGTGGATGTTGATTAGAGCTTTTTTGTATTCGTTGAATTACTATATTCGCGAACCTCTCTGCCTTGTAATATCTTCCCTGCGCCTCAAATATTTCAACCAGAGAGTTTAAGCATTCTATGATTCTTTTTTCTTCATTTTTTGAATCCGTTTTATACAAGAAATAAAGATGCCAGTAGATTAATCTCGACTCTTCATACTGAGCTAATTCAAATGAGTAATGAGCTAATTTACTAAGCAAACTCATTACTTCTAAACTGACAAGCCTTTGCTCTCTGATGAGTACACAGGAAGCTCTTACATGGGGATAAAGGTGATTACACAATATCCAATTCTTGTAATTCCTTGATTCCGAGAAGAAAATATTTAAAGCATGAACTACCCTAGTTATAAAACTCTTCTTGAACTGACTCAGCTCACTCTCCAGTTTCGCCAAAAAGAATTCTCGAATTAGGTTGTGAAGTAGATATTGCCCTCCTTCCAATGTCATTAATGAGCATTGCATCAGATCAGATATTGCTGATTCTTGTTCTTCTTCGTGCCAATTAGAGAGACTAGTTTCTACCCATTCTGGAGCGATAACTGTTGGAGCAAATAGACTGAGCAATCCACCCATCTGTTTAGCAGCATCGTCGAGTAGTTGCCAACTCAATTCAAATGCTGATTCTAGATTGCATTTGTAAGGCATCTCAGAAGGAGGCACCTGATTCAATGCTTGTGTCTGCAACTTTTGAGTATCTAATCGCTTCAAAAGTTTATTCAATTCTAGAAATGGGCGACTAGCCAAATGTCGCCCGATTAATTCGACACCTAACGGTAACAGTCCCACCCAGTCACACAACGCTTTTGCCGATTCTACTTCTTTTGAAATTCGAGCATCATCATTGACTATCTTTCTAAGTAATGAAAATGCTGATGCTCGTTTCAGTGTTTCTAATTCCAGGCGTTGTACTGGCTGATTTAGTTTGACTCGTGTCGTTAGCAGCACACTAAATCGGCTATCTTGCGGCAGCAGCGACTCTATTTCTTCATAGTCCACTACATTATCAAAAATCAGTAATCTCTTTCCTTCTGGAATTTCATCTAGCCAGCGATCGTAATACCAATGCACACTATCCTCATTCACTTGGAAGGTATCAGGCACTCCTGGTAGTTGCATTCGCTGCCCATAATTCAATCCCTGCTCTACCCGCCCCTGCGATCTTAGCCACCAAATACCACCTGTATAATCTTCGTGATGCCTGTGAACGTATTGCTTAGCAAGTTCTGTCTTGCCAATGCCACCCATCCCAGTGATTGCCACAACCATAACTCGGTCAGGTTGAGACAAGAGGATATTATGTAATTGTTGCAGTTCTTTATCTCGCCCCAAAAACGTTGTGAGCCCTAGCTCATGGGGATAGAAGTATGGGGTACTGATCTTTGTCGGTGCCCCCCCGACGACTTCAGCTAATGACTAGTAGAAGCACTATAGTAATTTTGAGTAATGGTGTTTGCCTGATTAACTACTCCTCCATCAACCTTGGTCTGAAAATTGGTTCCGCCGTAGTTATGCTGGTTCATGTCGTTAGAGCTATTGATAATCTCTAAGTGAATCTCGTCTGCTAGTTTCTGTACCGCTTGCTTCAATACATAGTTGCTCTCTAAGACTTCGTTCAAATACTCTGTCAACTTTTGTTGATCCTCAGCAGAGCCTTTTGCTGCCTCTTGTAGAAGACGATCCGCGCCAGGTTTTCCTCGTAGGCATTTTTCCCATATCAGTTGACCCAGTTGCTTGACTTTCTCAGGCAATAAATCTATTGCCTTCTCGCCTAGCTTATTCCCTACACCCTCATAAAATTTATTCAAGATCGCCTTTGCGATCGGTGTTGCAAGCATCAATGGTATCTGTTCTATCATTGCTCTGATGGATAATAAATGTTCTGAACTTACTTGAATGCAACTAAAATCTAGCAAATGGTGAGTACTAGAAGCTTTTGAAAGCCTTAAACAATAAAACTTTCAGGAGCATTTGTGCGCGACATCAGTTCTACAATCGCAGATTCTGCTCAACTATGACGCTGAGCAGAATCTGCTTCGAGTTTACCTTCACGCTTCATAAGCATAGGGCAGCTCATATTCCTATGAGTTACACCTTAGGTCTTGAGTTGCGGACTTTGCAGCTATTATAGGTAGCGTACTTCATTCAATTGGGAATTGCTACAGCAGTCTAAGAAGGTTATCTTCCAAGCAAAAATCTTAGTCCCATGCCAGCCAAAATTGTCTCTGCCGAAGCGCCTAAACAAACTACAGGAGCTAGAGGTGGAGCAACTACTGCTGTCCCAGCACATAATGCTAATCCGCTAACTGCCATACCTGCTCCATTCTTCATCCCACTAACAAAAGCATCTTCCGATGAAGCAGCATAAGCTGGACTAGAAAAACCTACAAAGATAATGCTCACAGCCAGAAACAAAGCTACAAAACGTTTGCAGACAAATTCAGTAACGCTCTTAACCATGTCAAAGTTCTCCTTAATTGGTTGAAATTGGTTGAAAATGCAATACGAAGCAAAACTAGAAAAAATCAAGAACCTGGCGAGAGCGCTCTTCTGATGAATCATCAGAAGAGAACCCAACATAGAACCAACTTGAATCTACCAACTGTTGAGGTGTAATTAGATTGCCTTGATAGCAGATCTGCTCATTTCAGGGCTACCAACGTTACAACCAGACTCCAGTTTGAAGAAAGATAGCAAGCCGAACCAGATCGACACTGATAGAGACTGGATTTGGTCCAGATACCATAGTTAATGGTGGAGCACCAAATCTGGGAGCGACTGCACC contains:
- a CDS encoding tetratricopeptide repeat protein, which codes for MGRDKELQQLHNILLSQPDRVMVVAITGMGGIGKTELAKQYVHRHHEDYTGGIWWLRSQGRVEQGLNYGQRMQLPGVPDTFQVNEDSVHWYYDRWLDEIPEGKRLLIFDNVVDYEEIESLLPQDSRFSVLLTTRVKLNQPVQRLELETLKRASAFSLLRKIVNDDARISKEVESAKALCDWVGLLPLGVELIGRHLASRPFLELNKLLKRLDTQKLQTQALNQVPPSEMPYKCNLESAFELSWQLLDDAAKQMGGLLSLFAPTVIAPEWVETSLSNWHEEEQESAISDLMQCSLMTLEGGQYLLHNLIREFFLAKLESELSQFKKSFITRVVHALNIFFSESRNYKNWILCNHLYPHVRASCVLIREQRLVSLEVMSLLSKLAHYSFELAQYEESRLIYWHLYFLYKTDSKNEEKRIIECLNSLVEIFEAQGRYYKAERFANIVIQRIQKSSNQHPLGLARSLYNLGMIYEGQGCYHQSEKCLSQAQAIQAQELGLEGLDVARTTHYIGKLKYLRNQYDKAEIDLVEALNIRRKLLGINDPDVAVTMDVLASVYIEQGRYDEAEEQLQKVLEIRKSTNGIEHPYAARSWNSLGVLYYRQNEYSRAEKAYKKSIEIWKKYFNEKHPEEGVTLSNFAALLCCLARFEEAEYWYQESLKIIERKLGREHPVTALILFNFGFNCFFGQQRFSEAESKCVEAVHTLRRKTPFYPSLAKSLCCLADVYLAQDNLLKIQPLYWEAIEIYERTLGKDAPETIETRELYIWFVSQFE